The Bifidobacterium eulemuris genome includes a window with the following:
- a CDS encoding alpha-mannosidase, with amino-acid sequence MFLNIDQQLERCARVIRQRVRPHVHPVIESLSIEAFDIPGEPIPADEFFARLDCGEIPFEPFEAGSPWGTTWGTVWFKLTGRVPQSYPQGRPLELILDLGWYDHSVGGHIEGMVYRPDGTVIKAVHPRNYWVPFVDADGTRHTDLDEDGGFTVYLEAACNPLLLGVTPFIETELGDHATGKPEEQYVFRSASLTEYDARFEDYWLDLDAVSGLMAELPDKRSARYFQLGKALQRSLNAFDEQRLDSVEQARAELADVLARPANASAMRVSAVGHAHIDSAWLWPVRETRRKVARTVSNALALMDESPDFKYAMSSAQQYAWLEQDRPDLFARMKRRIEEGRFIPVGGMWVESDGNLPDGESLIRQISFGRRYFKEHLGVEPRGIWLPDSFGYTGAWPQIARRAGYDWFLTQKISWNDTTKFPHHSFLWEGLDGTRIFTHFPPSDTYAAWVTAKEMVYTEHNFQDKDLSTRALMLFGYGDGGGGPTREMIGSLHRFRDLEGLPKVEIEAPDEFFDAARAQLEGNAGEETPVYKGELYLELHRGTLTAQQEMKRGCREEESLLRAVEYLCAAATLADGQGYAYPREELDRIWTTLLLNQFHDILPGSSIPWVHREARADYARDLKRLAEIAQEACAALRASNPTADLLDEARIAQYRVDGGSWTPAAATRSADDSESVAINRCDGRVVMDNGLLAATIEADGTVSSLVDKRRDRELVPAGMRLGVYELLHDEPSVWDAWDIERDAFLNRDVIGGGRIVDVSLDACGTACVTARVEFSDSVIDTTISLAVGAGRLDFSATVDWRERERFLKVDFPIAVAATQAQYDCQYGLVERPIAKNSRGDEAKYESCTRRFVRVNEPGYSVAVVNGSVYGSDVAPIAADAAAERTPGTMFRLSLLSAPVFPDPRADIGTHGFRWSVLADATIERTLQTAAELNAPLLHDVPAIAPLACLDTQEGVPVIDWIKLADDGSGDLIVRLYEAAGGRAKAALRVSEVFAGGTVRETTVTEADDLAADLPVCLETRGSTPAQGARIHLAPFQLATLRISR; translated from the coding sequence ATGTTTCTGAACATCGACCAACAGCTGGAGCGTTGCGCGCGAGTCATCAGGCAGCGGGTGCGTCCCCACGTCCATCCGGTCATCGAATCCCTATCCATCGAAGCTTTCGACATCCCCGGCGAGCCGATTCCGGCGGATGAGTTCTTCGCCAGACTGGACTGTGGCGAGATACCGTTCGAACCCTTCGAGGCGGGCTCGCCGTGGGGCACCACGTGGGGCACCGTCTGGTTCAAACTCACCGGCCGCGTGCCGCAGAGCTATCCGCAGGGCCGTCCGCTCGAACTGATCCTCGACCTGGGCTGGTACGACCATTCCGTCGGCGGACACATCGAAGGCATGGTCTACCGGCCGGACGGCACGGTGATCAAAGCCGTGCATCCGCGCAACTACTGGGTGCCCTTCGTCGACGCCGACGGCACGCGCCACACCGACCTCGACGAGGACGGCGGCTTCACCGTGTATCTCGAGGCCGCCTGCAATCCGCTGCTGCTCGGCGTGACCCCGTTCATCGAAACGGAGCTCGGCGACCACGCCACCGGCAAACCCGAGGAGCAGTACGTCTTCCGCTCGGCGTCGTTAACCGAATACGACGCCCGCTTCGAGGACTACTGGCTGGACTTGGACGCCGTTTCCGGTCTGATGGCCGAGCTGCCCGACAAGCGGTCCGCCCGCTACTTCCAGCTGGGCAAGGCGCTGCAGCGCTCGCTGAACGCCTTCGACGAACAGCGGCTCGATTCCGTCGAGCAGGCGCGCGCCGAACTCGCGGACGTGCTGGCCCGGCCCGCCAACGCCTCGGCGATGCGCGTCAGCGCGGTCGGACATGCGCATATCGACTCGGCGTGGCTGTGGCCGGTGCGCGAGACGCGCCGCAAGGTGGCCCGCACCGTCTCCAACGCCCTCGCGCTGATGGATGAGTCGCCGGACTTCAAATACGCGATGAGCTCCGCCCAGCAGTACGCCTGGCTTGAGCAGGACCGCCCCGACCTGTTCGCCCGTATGAAACGGCGTATCGAGGAGGGGCGGTTCATCCCCGTGGGCGGCATGTGGGTCGAATCCGACGGCAATCTGCCGGACGGCGAGTCGCTGATCCGTCAGATCTCCTTCGGCCGCCGCTATTTCAAAGAGCATCTGGGCGTCGAGCCGCGCGGCATCTGGCTGCCGGACAGCTTCGGGTACACCGGCGCCTGGCCGCAGATCGCCCGCCGTGCCGGCTACGACTGGTTCCTCACGCAGAAGATCTCCTGGAACGACACCACCAAGTTCCCGCATCACTCCTTCCTGTGGGAGGGACTCGACGGCACGCGCATCTTCACGCACTTCCCGCCCTCCGACACCTATGCGGCATGGGTCACGGCCAAGGAGATGGTCTACACCGAACACAACTTCCAAGACAAGGACCTCTCGACCCGCGCGCTGATGCTCTTCGGTTACGGCGATGGCGGCGGCGGTCCCACGCGCGAGATGATCGGCAGCCTGCACCGCTTCCGCGATCTCGAAGGCCTGCCGAAAGTCGAGATCGAAGCCCCGGACGAGTTCTTCGACGCCGCGCGTGCGCAGCTGGAAGGCAACGCCGGCGAGGAGACGCCGGTGTACAAAGGCGAACTGTATCTGGAACTGCACCGCGGCACGCTGACGGCCCAGCAGGAGATGAAGCGCGGCTGCCGCGAGGAGGAGTCGCTGTTGCGCGCCGTCGAATACCTGTGCGCCGCCGCGACGCTGGCCGACGGACAAGGATACGCCTACCCGCGTGAGGAGCTGGACCGCATCTGGACGACGCTGTTGCTCAACCAATTCCACGACATCCTGCCCGGCTCGTCGATTCCATGGGTGCACCGCGAGGCCCGCGCCGACTACGCCCGTGATCTCAAGCGTTTGGCCGAGATCGCGCAGGAGGCCTGCGCCGCCCTGCGTGCCTCGAACCCGACCGCCGATCTGCTTGACGAGGCGAGGATCGCGCAATACCGCGTCGACGGCGGCTCGTGGACACCGGCCGCCGCCACCCGGAGCGCCGACGATTCCGAATCCGTCGCCATCAATCGGTGCGACGGCCGCGTGGTGATGGACAACGGACTGCTCGCCGCGACCATCGAAGCGGACGGCACCGTCTCATCGCTGGTCGACAAGCGGCGCGACCGCGAACTCGTGCCGGCGGGCATGCGGCTCGGCGTCTACGAACTCCTGCACGATGAGCCCTCCGTATGGGATGCGTGGGATATCGAGCGCGACGCCTTCCTGAATCGCGACGTCATCGGAGGCGGTCGCATCGTCGATGTCTCCCTTGACGCGTGTGGCACGGCATGTGTGACGGCGCGCGTCGAATTCTCCGACAGTGTCATCGACACGACAATCTCGCTCGCCGTCGGCGCGGGACGGCTGGACTTCTCCGCCACGGTGGACTGGCGCGAGCGCGAACGCTTCCTCAAAGTGGATTTCCCAATCGCCGTGGCCGCCACGCAGGCCCAATACGACTGCCAGTACGGTCTGGTCGAGCGGCCCATCGCGAAGAACAGTCGCGGCGACGAAGCCAAATACGAAAGCTGCACCCGCAGGTTCGTGCGCGTCAACGAGCCCGGCTATTCGGTGGCCGTCGTCAACGGATCGGTATACGGCTCCGACGTCGCCCCGATCGCCGCCGACGCGGCCGCCGAGCGCACGCCCGGCACGATGTTCCGCCTGTCGCTGTTGAGCGCGCCGGTGTTCCCCGACCCGCGCGCCGACATCGGCACGCACGGGTTCCGCTGGTCCGTTCTGGCCGACGCGACCATCGAACGCACATTGCAGACGGCCGCGGAACTCAACGCGCCGCTGCTACACGACGTGCCCGCGATCGCGCCGCTCGCCTGTCTCGACACCCAGGAGGGCGTGCCGGTGATCGACTGGATCAAGCTGGCCGACGACGGCTCCGGCGACCTCATCGTGCGCCTGTATGAGGCGGCCGGCGGACGCGCCAAAGCCGCGCTGCGCGTTTCGGAGGTCTTCGCCGGCGGCACGGTACGCGAAACCACCGTGACGGAAGCCGACGATCTCGCCGCCGACCTGCCGGTATGCCTTGAGACGCGCGGATCCACGCCCGCCCAAGGCGCGCGGATCCATCTCGCCCCCTTCCAACTGGCCACGCTGCGCATCAGCCGATAG
- a CDS encoding glycoside hydrolase family 125 protein, producing MRYDSIPASVQRFMDHITELCGSEHEAWARNFNACFANTLLTTVRRHDDGTTFVLTGDIPAMWLRDSTAQVRPYLAIAGQDADLADMIAGLVRMQFRYIGIDPYANAFNEEPNGNTWDPNDQTDVSSPWFWERKYELDSLCYPIQLAWLLHANTGRCDHFDETFIAGIRRVLDVIETEQDHAARSPYFFVRDCDIPTESLARDGRGTPVADTGMSWSGFRPSDDACTYHYLVPSNMFAVVVLGYVERIFTDIIPDEDIARRAGWLSARIRDGIETHARVSNAAGETIYAYEVDGLGHAVVMDDANVPSLLAAPYLGYCAADDPTYLATRRTLLGEENPYYYAGPYTRGIGSPHTPERYVWPIARSIEGLTCEDREAKAAILDNLVAIDAGTNLMHEGVCVDDPTKYTREWFSWSNMMFCELVMDYFGIRVKR from the coding sequence ATGCGATACGACAGCATTCCCGCATCCGTCCAACGTTTCATGGACCATATCACCGAGTTGTGCGGATCGGAGCACGAGGCATGGGCGCGCAATTTCAACGCCTGCTTCGCCAACACGCTGCTGACCACGGTCCGACGCCATGACGACGGCACCACATTCGTGCTCACCGGCGACATCCCGGCGATGTGGCTGCGCGACTCCACCGCGCAGGTGCGTCCCTATCTGGCGATCGCCGGCCAAGACGCCGACCTCGCCGATATGATCGCGGGACTGGTGCGGATGCAGTTTCGATACATCGGCATCGACCCATACGCGAACGCGTTCAACGAGGAGCCCAACGGCAACACGTGGGACCCGAACGACCAGACCGATGTGTCGAGCCCATGGTTCTGGGAACGCAAATACGAACTCGACTCGCTGTGCTATCCGATCCAACTGGCCTGGCTGCTCCACGCCAACACCGGGCGTTGCGATCATTTCGACGAGACCTTCATCGCCGGCATCAGGCGTGTGCTCGACGTGATCGAAACGGAGCAGGACCATGCCGCGCGCTCGCCGTACTTCTTTGTGCGGGATTGCGACATTCCCACCGAGTCGCTGGCTCGCGACGGTCGGGGCACGCCGGTGGCGGACACCGGCATGTCATGGTCGGGCTTCCGCCCCAGCGACGACGCCTGCACCTACCATTATCTGGTTCCTTCGAATATGTTCGCCGTGGTGGTGCTGGGCTATGTGGAGCGCATCTTCACCGACATCATTCCGGACGAGGATATCGCACGACGGGCCGGCTGGCTTTCCGCGCGGATTCGCGACGGCATCGAAACGCATGCGCGCGTGAGCAATGCCGCCGGCGAGACGATCTACGCCTACGAGGTCGACGGCCTGGGACATGCGGTCGTTATGGACGACGCGAACGTGCCCAGCCTGCTCGCCGCACCGTATCTCGGGTATTGCGCCGCCGACGATCCGACCTATCTGGCCACCCGCCGCACGTTGCTCGGTGAGGAGAATCCGTACTATTACGCCGGTCCGTACACGCGCGGCATCGGCTCGCCCCACACGCCCGAACGGTATGTGTGGCCGATCGCGCGCAGCATCGAAGGGCTGACCTGTGAGGACCGGGAGGCCAAGGCCGCGATTCTCGACAATCTGGTCGCCATCGACGCCGGTACGAACCTCATGCATGAGGGCGTGTGCGTGGACGATCCGACGAAATACACGCGCGAATGGTTCTCCTGGTCCAATATGATGTTCTGCGAACTCGTCATGGACTATTTCGGAATCCGCGTCAAGCGTTGA
- a CDS encoding LacI family DNA-binding transcriptional regulator, with product MNAQGKPASRHGAVSLKDIADELGISQTAVSFAINDKPGVSEETKRNVREAAARLGWTPTYAARALGSNKTMTIGFAPSRSSEGYQTETFMLHFMAGIHESLSRQGYGLLFRPCKSTREEMSVYRDWARSKRVDGVILVDLRADDPRPKLLRDLGLPAVLAGGPDPDDIVPSLSIDDSRTMETILTHLTLLGHRRIAYLSGDSHLDYCMERTKAFERFTSSRGLGPLWIEFTDFDMDKALIATQRLLAEDEPPTAFIFESETLAAASIRVITEVKVRQSYTAERGSGGVYPYNMPATVSFEDSFICESAYPSITAVHRDAGEYGVKIANLLLKLLAGEPVSGNRKILSPQLVVRESTRLPMIQT from the coding sequence ATGAACGCGCAAGGCAAGCCGGCCTCACGGCACGGAGCCGTCAGTCTTAAGGACATCGCCGACGAACTGGGCATCTCCCAGACGGCTGTGTCGTTCGCCATCAACGACAAGCCCGGCGTCTCCGAAGAGACCAAACGCAACGTGCGCGAAGCCGCCGCCAGACTGGGGTGGACCCCCACCTATGCCGCGCGGGCGTTGGGGTCGAATAAGACGATGACGATCGGTTTCGCGCCGTCGAGGTCCAGCGAGGGGTACCAGACCGAAACGTTCATGCTGCATTTCATGGCGGGGATCCATGAGTCGCTGAGCCGTCAGGGCTACGGTCTGTTGTTCCGGCCATGCAAGTCGACGCGCGAGGAGATGTCCGTATACCGCGACTGGGCGCGCAGCAAGCGTGTGGACGGGGTGATCCTCGTGGATCTGCGGGCCGATGATCCCAGGCCGAAACTGTTGCGCGACCTGGGTCTGCCGGCGGTGCTGGCCGGCGGTCCCGACCCCGACGATATCGTGCCGTCCCTGTCCATCGACGATTCCCGGACCATGGAGACGATTCTGACGCATCTGACCCTGTTGGGGCATCGCCGCATCGCCTATCTGTCGGGCGATTCGCATCTCGACTACTGCATGGAGCGCACGAAGGCGTTCGAACGGTTCACGTCCAGCCGTGGATTGGGGCCCTTGTGGATCGAATTCACCGATTTCGACATGGACAAGGCCCTGATCGCTACACAGCGCCTGCTGGCGGAGGACGAGCCGCCGACGGCCTTCATCTTCGAAAGCGAAACCCTGGCCGCCGCGAGCATACGCGTCATCACCGAGGTCAAGGTCCGGCAATCCTACACGGCGGAACGCGGCAGCGGGGGCGTGTATCCGTACAATATGCCGGCCACGGTGAGTTTTGAGGACAGTTTCATCTGCGAGAGCGCCTATCCGTCGATTACCGCGGTCCATCGTGACGCCGGCGAATACGGCGTCAAAATCGCGAATCTGTTGTTGAAATTGTTGGCGGGGGAGCCTGTCTCCGGCAACCGGAAGATTCTGTCTCCGCAGCTGGTGGTGCGCGAAAGCACCCGTTTGCCGATGATCCAGACCTGA
- a CDS encoding alpha-mannosidase: protein MFLLPDQQLARCDRVMQQRVEPHIHSTLAHCALRAADNPGEPEPSADFLARARAGQVEWRDFAVPGTWGTTWGTTWFEVTGRVDLAVAKGRRVELSVDLGWMAHRGPGFQSEGLFYRADGTAIKSANPRNSWIPLVAADGTPNVELDADGNFTVYVEAAANPFVEGPTPFSPTELGERADGNPSGYTLSRMDVCAFNEDMFDYYIDLETVSSLIRELNGDDPRHWQLAKALQRSLNVYDERKPQTVAAARGELAGVLAEHASSSAINHIAIGHAHIDSAWLWPVRETRRKVARTVSNVLALMDEDPDFTYAMSSAQQYAWLEDEHPDLFARMKRRIEEGRFIPVGGMWVESDNMVPAGESLIRQITFGRRYFKEHLGVEPRGIWLPDSFGYSGAWPQIARRAGFDWFLTQKISWNDTTKFPHHSFEWEGIDGTAILTHFPPSDTYCSSMSMHEVQYSQRNFLDKDLSRNAILLYGWGDGGGGPTREMTARVRRDRDLAGCPKVDFGTPDELFDRVRRDIVDDARGETPVFKGELYLELHRGTLTAQQDMKRGCRDEESMLRAAEYLCAAASLKNAGYVYPREELDSIWKTLLLNQFHDILPGSAIAWVHRQAREEYARDIERLRAIAQDAAQAIAAADPAAERVEHAVITPYAGDAEAAWTVREASSVMGHAGAQDVRVDHVGDSVILDNGLLRVTILPSGVVSSMVDLASARELVPAGTGIGRYELLRDEPFHWDAWDIQRDAFLCAAGMDDATVDGVERNADGSAVVKVTTKAEGVVIATSITLRPGAKSLDFAADVDWRAQERFLKVDVPVAVQALNAQYECQYGLVERPIQKNTRSDEAKFESCTHRFVRVADASYAAAVVNASTYGSDVSELHAERGTMIRLSLLSAPLYPDPRTDQGLHSFAWSVVANADMPAVLADATRLTTPDVGAVPAFGPLVRLEKVQGVPVLDWIKTADDGSGDIIARVYEAAGGVAKASFAMCDELADAIVREVAVTETDALDDGLPRAFDADGVRPAQGAAISLAPFQLATLRFSRRPIDGVEPVGNK from the coding sequence ATGTTTCTGTTACCCGACCAGCAGTTGGCGCGATGCGACCGCGTCATGCAGCAGCGCGTCGAACCCCACATCCACTCCACGCTCGCGCATTGCGCGTTGCGCGCCGCGGACAATCCCGGCGAACCCGAACCCTCGGCGGACTTCCTCGCCCGCGCGCGTGCGGGACAGGTCGAGTGGCGCGACTTCGCCGTCCCCGGCACCTGGGGCACCACCTGGGGCACGACCTGGTTCGAAGTCACCGGCCGTGTGGATCTGGCCGTAGCCAAAGGGAGGCGCGTCGAACTGTCCGTCGATCTGGGATGGATGGCGCACCGCGGACCGGGCTTCCAATCCGAAGGCCTGTTCTACCGGGCCGACGGCACCGCCATCAAATCCGCGAACCCACGCAACAGTTGGATCCCTCTGGTCGCCGCCGACGGCACCCCCAACGTGGAATTGGACGCAGACGGCAACTTCACCGTATACGTCGAAGCCGCGGCCAACCCCTTCGTCGAAGGGCCGACGCCCTTCTCCCCAACCGAACTGGGGGAGCGCGCTGACGGCAATCCGAGCGGCTACACGCTCAGCCGCATGGACGTGTGCGCCTTCAACGAGGACATGTTCGACTATTACATAGATCTGGAAACCGTCTCGTCGCTGATCCGCGAGCTCAACGGCGACGATCCGCGCCACTGGCAGCTCGCCAAGGCGTTGCAGCGCTCGCTGAACGTCTACGACGAGCGCAAACCGCAAACCGTTGCCGCCGCGCGCGGTGAGCTCGCCGGTGTGCTGGCCGAACACGCCTCGTCCAGCGCGATCAACCATATCGCCATCGGACATGCGCATATCGACTCGGCGTGGCTGTGGCCGGTGCGCGAGACGCGCCGCAAGGTGGCCCGCACCGTCTCCAATGTGCTTGCGCTGATGGACGAGGATCCCGACTTCACCTACGCGATGAGCTCCGCCCAACAGTACGCCTGGCTTGAAGACGAGCATCCGGACCTGTTCGCCCGTATGAAACGGCGCATCGAGGAGGGGCGGTTCATCCCCGTGGGCGGCATGTGGGTCGAATCCGACAATATGGTGCCCGCCGGCGAATCGCTGATCCGTCAGATCACCTTCGGTCGCCGCTATTTCAAAGAGCATCTGGGCGTCGAGCCGCGCGGCATCTGGCTGCCGGACAGCTTCGGCTATTCGGGCGCCTGGCCGCAGATCGCCCGCCGCGCCGGATTCGACTGGTTCCTCACGCAGAAGATCTCCTGGAACGACACCACCAAGTTCCCGCACCACTCCTTCGAGTGGGAAGGCATCGACGGCACCGCGATCCTCACGCATTTCCCGCCGTCCGACACCTACTGTTCGTCCATGAGCATGCATGAGGTGCAGTATTCGCAGCGCAACTTCCTCGACAAGGACCTGTCGCGCAACGCCATCCTGCTCTACGGTTGGGGCGATGGCGGCGGCGGTCCCACGCGTGAGATGACCGCACGCGTGCGTCGCGACCGTGACCTGGCGGGTTGCCCCAAGGTGGATTTCGGCACGCCGGACGAACTGTTCGACCGTGTGCGCCGCGACATCGTGGACGACGCGCGCGGCGAAACCCCGGTGTTCAAGGGCGAGCTGTACCTCGAACTACATCGCGGCACGTTGACGGCCCAGCAGGATATGAAGCGCGGCTGCCGCGATGAGGAGTCGATGCTGCGCGCCGCCGAATACCTGTGCGCCGCCGCCTCGCTGAAAAACGCCGGCTACGTCTATCCGCGCGAGGAATTGGATTCCATTTGGAAGACGCTGCTGCTCAACCAGTTCCACGACATCCTGCCCGGCTCGGCCATCGCATGGGTGCACCGCCAGGCGCGTGAGGAATACGCGCGCGACATCGAACGCCTGCGTGCCATCGCCCAGGACGCCGCCCAAGCCATCGCCGCCGCCGATCCCGCCGCCGAGCGGGTGGAACATGCGGTTATCACGCCGTATGCCGGCGATGCCGAGGCCGCATGGACCGTGCGTGAGGCCTCATCCGTCATGGGGCATGCCGGAGCGCAAGATGTGAGGGTGGACCATGTGGGCGACTCCGTCATACTCGACAACGGTCTGCTTCGCGTCACCATCCTGCCCAGCGGCGTCGTCTCCTCGATGGTCGATCTCGCGTCCGCGCGCGAACTGGTGCCCGCCGGCACCGGCATCGGACGTTACGAGCTGCTGCGCGACGAGCCGTTCCACTGGGACGCTTGGGATATCCAACGTGACGCCTTCCTGTGCGCCGCCGGCATGGACGACGCGACGGTCGACGGCGTGGAGCGGAACGCCGACGGCTCGGCCGTTGTGAAGGTGACCACCAAGGCCGAAGGCGTGGTCATCGCCACGAGCATCACATTGCGTCCCGGTGCCAAAAGCCTCGATTTCGCCGCCGATGTGGATTGGCGCGCCCAAGAGCGCTTCCTCAAAGTGGACGTGCCCGTGGCCGTGCAGGCGCTTAACGCCCAATACGAATGCCAGTATGGTCTGGTCGAACGGCCGATCCAGAAGAACACGCGCAGTGACGAGGCCAAATTCGAAAGCTGCACGCACCGTTTCGTGCGCGTGGCCGACGCCTCCTACGCGGCCGCCGTCGTCAACGCCAGCACCTACGGCTCCGATGTCAGCGAACTGCACGCCGAACGCGGCACGATGATCCGCCTGTCGTTGCTGAGCGCGCCGCTGTATCCCGATCCGCGCACCGACCAAGGCCTGCATTCCTTCGCGTGGAGTGTGGTGGCCAATGCCGACATGCCCGCCGTGCTCGCCGATGCCACGCGGCTCACCACCCCCGATGTGGGCGCGGTGCCCGCGTTCGGGCCCTTGGTGCGTCTTGAGAAGGTTCAGGGCGTGCCCGTGTTGGACTGGATCAAAACGGCCGACGACGGATCCGGTGATATCATCGCACGCGTGTACGAGGCCGCGGGCGGTGTGGCCAAGGCGAGTTTTGCCATGTGCGACGAGCTGGCCGACGCCATCGTACGTGAGGTCGCCGTCACGGAAACCGACGCATTGGACGACGGACTGCCCCGTGCCTTCGATGCCGATGGAGTCCGTCCGGCGCAAGGCGCGGCGATCTCGCTGGCACCCTTCCAGCTTGCCACGCTACGCTTCAGCCGGCGGCCGATCGACGGCGTCGAACCAGTAGGGAATAAGTAA
- a CDS encoding PadR family transcriptional regulator, translating into MGEAMVPTQMLKGVIEGCVLAVIAREETYGYAISQQLSDYGFGAIAEGTIYPVLLRLERNGCIASQYRQSVLGPKRKYYTLTTQGEAALREFHMQFNTLAGAVDSLFADAVPLKSPTVQEIES; encoded by the coding sequence ATGGGCGAGGCAATGGTGCCGACACAGATGCTGAAAGGCGTTATCGAAGGTTGCGTCCTCGCGGTGATCGCACGCGAGGAGACCTATGGGTACGCCATCTCCCAGCAGCTGTCGGACTATGGCTTCGGCGCAATAGCGGAGGGGACCATCTATCCGGTGCTGTTGAGGCTGGAACGAAACGGTTGCATCGCCTCTCAATACCGACAATCGGTGTTGGGGCCCAAACGCAAGTACTACACCCTCACCACACAGGGCGAAGCCGCGTTGAGGGAATTCCACATGCAGTTCAACACGCTTGCCGGCGCGGTGGACTCCCTATTCGCGGATGCCGTGCCGCTGAAATCCCCAACAGTCCAGGAGATCGAATCATGA
- a CDS encoding glycoside hydrolase 5 family protein codes for MRFGVNYTPSDGWFHFWLDPHWDSVERDLAQIADLGMDHIRIFPLWPVLQPNRTWINRAGLEDVRHMVAIAANHGLDAYVDVIQGHLSSFDFVPSWLVSWHETSMFADADAVKAQAELVEALYDALADEPNFKGLTLGNECNQFADRSHPRRMPATTGEIENWLTSLMAPVERKAHDRGRILIHSENDAVWYADGHVFMPRQAANIGDVSAIHSWVFNGTAQHYGGMSEQSVRHGQYLLELAKAFADDPNRPVWLQEIGAPGNVIDERDTVAFCTRSVESALECPGLYGVTWWCSHDVNHAMSDFPPFEHDLGLFDENGEIKPIGREFGRLAREHRHDEAKREDGIAVVIPVDDEGEPILRSACSPGGSLFEAWMDLAIRGLRPAFVTSATAADPEALRARGISRTVTPELQAGHAYSAVSDPSLEAAMAQ; via the coding sequence ATGCGTTTCGGAGTCAACTACACCCCATCGGATGGCTGGTTCCATTTCTGGCTCGACCCCCATTGGGATTCGGTGGAGCGCGATCTCGCGCAGATCGCCGATCTTGGCATGGACCACATCAGGATTTTCCCGCTGTGGCCCGTGCTGCAGCCCAACCGTACCTGGATCAACCGCGCGGGGCTCGAAGACGTGCGCCATATGGTCGCGATCGCCGCGAACCATGGTCTTGACGCCTACGTCGACGTGATCCAAGGGCATCTGTCCAGCTTCGACTTCGTGCCGTCCTGGCTGGTCTCCTGGCATGAGACCAGCATGTTCGCCGACGCCGACGCCGTCAAGGCGCAGGCGGAACTGGTCGAGGCGCTGTACGACGCGCTTGCCGACGAACCCAATTTCAAGGGGCTCACGTTGGGCAACGAATGCAACCAGTTCGCCGACCGTTCGCATCCGCGCCGTATGCCGGCCACGACGGGCGAGATCGAAAACTGGCTGACCTCGCTGATGGCCCCGGTCGAACGCAAGGCGCACGATCGCGGCCGTATTCTCATCCACAGCGAGAACGATGCCGTATGGTACGCCGACGGTCATGTTTTCATGCCCCGTCAGGCGGCGAACATCGGCGACGTGAGCGCCATCCATTCGTGGGTGTTCAATGGCACCGCCCAGCATTACGGCGGCATGTCCGAACAGAGCGTGCGTCACGGCCAGTATCTGCTCGAGCTGGCCAAGGCGTTCGCCGACGATCCGAACCGTCCCGTCTGGCTTCAGGAGATCGGCGCCCCCGGCAACGTCATCGACGAACGGGACACCGTGGCTTTCTGCACCCGTTCCGTCGAATCCGCGTTGGAATGCCCCGGCCTGTACGGCGTCACCTGGTGGTGCTCGCATGACGTGAACCATGCGATGTCCGATTTTCCGCCCTTCGAACACGATCTTGGACTATTCGACGAGAACGGCGAGATCAAGCCGATCGGACGTGAGTTCGGGCGTCTGGCGCGGGAGCATCGCCATGACGAGGCCAAGCGTGAGGACGGCATCGCGGTGGTCATCCCCGTCGACGACGAAGGCGAACCGATCCTCAGAAGTGCATGTTCGCCGGGCGGGTCATTGTTCGAAGCATGGATGGACCTCGCCATCCGGGGGTTGAGACCCGCATTCGTCACCTCGGCCACGGCCGCCGATCCCGAGGCGTTGCGCGCGCGTGGAATCTCACGGACGGTGACGCCGGAACTGCAGGCCGGCCACGCCTACAGCGCGGTGTCCGACCCCTCTCTTGAGGCCGCCATGGCCCAATAG